Genomic DNA from Chiloscyllium plagiosum isolate BGI_BamShark_2017 chromosome 9, ASM401019v2, whole genome shotgun sequence:
ACTCAGTGGCTAGGTCTTGCCCACCTTCTGGAGCAGATTCAGGGTTTAAGATGCTTTGGGACATTGTAAAAGGTTCCATACAGATATAACTTTTCTTGCAATGTATTTCTATTTATTTCCAAAtacctaattgcctttgaaagcagctgaaaattctACAGTCCACTTGGCGGTATGAACAGTTACGATGCTGTTTAGGAAAGAGACTCTGGGAATTTGATCTGGGAAGAAGGAGGGACTTCCAAgttttgtcttcattgctcagacctttgggtttatgttgaggttgtacagagtattggtgaggcctcctctggagcactgtgtccagttctgctctccctgttataggtgaaatattattaagctggagaggatccagaagagatttatcaggaggttgccaggaatggaaggtatGAATTATAAAGtgaggcttttttcactggagcataagaggttaagaggtgacctttataggtttataaaatcatgaagattaTAAATAAGGGGAatgacaagtgtcttttccctaaggtggcaGATTTCAAGACTGGTTTgaggtgaaatattttaaaaaagacatttaaaaaggCCAAATTGTTTACACatagtggttcatgtgtggaatgaaccatcAGAGGaaatgggtacagttacaacatttacataacatttagataagtacatgaaaagtaAATGTCTGGAGAGATAcgagccaagcacaggcaggtgggactagtttagtttgtgatcatggattggttggaccgaagggtctgtttccgtatgactgtgtgactctgaATTAGGATCGTGTCAGACCTCCAAGAGCATTTTGTTCTTTTTGCAGACAACAAGGTAGAGAGGTGCTGCTGGAGTGCATTGCATTTTTTAACCAGCCATATTGCAGATACCGTGGGCCaatgaggaaaggattgcaaattAAGTTCAGTGATAGGTTCCATCCAACAGGCTGTATCCTGGGGGAGATTCTACAGTTTTACTGTGACTGGGCATTATCAAGACAAGTGGTGAATATTCTATCACTAACATGACCAGAACCTCGCTGGCTCTGCTATACCTGAACATTCGCCTGAAACAGCACACTTAGGTGGAAAACTCCATCAACATTTTTCAGTGTCACCGCAGGTAATGCACAAATCCCTCCGTTCCCCCCAAAATTGTCTGAATTCCTGAAGATAGGACAAGACCATGTAATCATTGTTTGTCACAGGATCCTTAAACAGACCTTAAAGAGATTATTGACAGAGAGCAGTAAATGAAATCATGGGGATTACATATACTCTTATAATGTGTTTATTCTACTGTAATATCACTTCAAAGTCAACCAAAACAGTCAGGCATGCATTGAATTGTGCAAAGTACAGATATTAATGTACAAAATTATTCAGTCCAGTGTTAATAGTCATATTGTTCTATTGCAAATCTGAACACACCACCAATAAACAGACTCCATTTCGGCATTTGACGTCCTGAACCTGAATCTGAAAAAAAAGCTAGAGACAAAATCAAGTATCAAAATCTCCTTCTATTATCACTCTTCAGGAATTCTATCAGACTCCTTGTCATTGATGGTATTGTTTCAACAACAAGTATAGAAAATAACCTGGCTATTGATGGTTGGGCCAGCACTTGTTTCTCATTGTAGttacccttaagaaggtggtggtgagctgccttcttgaactgctgtagttcatttgctgtaggtagacccacaatgcccttagaaagggaattccagacttTTGACTCAACgatgctgaaggaatggtgatatatttataAATGGGATGATGTTTGGCAGTTTCTGTCCCTAATTGTAAGTTATTTTTCTTATTTCCtatactgacagacctgctgtgTATGTCtaccattttctgtttctttttgatattttgttaaGTGTTAAGGGTTTTCACTGTGACAAAGTTGACTGTGAAAAATATGAATATTGACATTAAATTTTCAACAATGTGTGCAGTATGAATATGTGAACTCACAAGTTAAGTATCAGTTGACAGAACATAGGAAATGGGAgcaagaggagaccattcaacatttaaaaggcatatgaatggGTAcattaaataggaagggtttagagggatatggaccaaatgctggcaaatgggaagtagattgatttaggatatctggtcagcatggacgagttggacaaaggctctgtttctgtgctgtacatctctatgactctcaagaGTGCGCTACGATTCAAGATGGCCACAGCAAATGCTCagtctcaaccccattttcttaCATTGTCTCCATATGCCTTTGTGGTCAAAAACCAATCAATCCCTACACGGAACTGTggatgctcagtcattgagtttattcaaggctgagaagtcctcagacatcggaagggaaaaaggatgagattctgaagggagagtacagagagttaggcaggaatttaaaaaggtcctcaagagtagtaatatctggaatactcctggtgctacgagctagtgagggcaggaataggagagctgaaaatgtgttgctggaaaagcgcagcaggtcaggcagcatccagggaacaggagaatcgacgtttcgggcataagcccttcttcaggaagggcttatgcccgaaacgtcgattctcctgctccttggatgctgcctgacctgctgcgcttttccagcaacacattttcagctctgatctccagcatctgcagacctcactttctcctcctaggaataggagaatagagcagatgaatgcatggctgaggagctggtttatgggagaaggattcacatttttggatcattggaaaatgatttggtgtagaagtgacctgtacaagaaggacatatatgcacataaattggaaggggactaatatattggcagggagatttactcgagctgcttgggaggatctaaactagtaagatggggtggtgggacccagggagaaagtgaggaaagagatcaatctaagactggtacagttgagaaaagaagcaagccaaacagtcaaggcaggcagggacaaagcagagaaaaaggtAGGACTggtacatttatttcaatacaagaggcctaacagggaaggcagatgaactcagggtatggttaggaacatgggactgggatatcatagcaattacagaaacatggctcagggatgggcaggactggcagcttaatgttccaggatacaaatgctgcaggaaggatagaaaaggaggcaagagaggagggggagtggcatttctgataagggatagcattacagctgtgctgagggaggatattcccagaaatacattcaggggagttatttggttggaactgagaaatatgaaaggggtgatcaccttattatagaccccctaacaatcagagggaaattgagaaacaaatttgtaaggagagcccagttatttgtaagaataatagggtggctatggtaggggattttaactttctaaacacagactgggactgccatagtgttaagggtttagatggagaggaatttgttaagtgtggacaagagaattttctgattcagtatgcggatttacctagtagagaaggtgcaaaacttgacctactgttgggaaataaggcagggcaggtgactgtggggagcactttggtgccagtgaccataattctattagttttaaaatagtgatggaaatggatagaccagatctaaaagttgaagttctaaattggagaaaggctaattttgacggtattaggcaagaactttcaaaaactgtttGGGGGTAGCTGTCCGCAGATAAAGGGcctgctggaaaataggaagccttcagaaatgagataacgagaatctggagaaagtatattcctgttcgggtgaaaggaaaggctggtaggtgtggagtatgctggatgactagaaaagttgagggttaagaaaaagaaggaagcatatgtcaggtccagacaggatagatcaagtaaatccttggaagagtatataGGCATTAGgagtaaacttaagagggaaatcaggagggcaaaaaggggacatgagatagctttggcaaatagagttaaggagaatccaaagggtttttacaaatacattaaggacaaaagggtaactagggagagaatagagccacaggagatggggagatgctaaacgagtattttgcatcagtgtttactgtagaaaacgacatggaagatatagaatgtagggaaaaagatggtgacatcttgaaaaatgtccatattacagaggaggaagtgctggatgtcttgaaacacataaaaagtGGATatatctccaggacctgatcaggtgcatccAAACACTcttgggaagcttgggaagtgattgctggacctcttgctgagatatttgtatcatcaatagtcacaggtgagatgccagaagattggaggttggctaatgttatgccattatttaagaaaggtggtaaggacaagcaagagaactatagaccagtgagcctgacctcggtggtgggcaagttgttggagggaatcctgagggacaggatgtacatgtttttggaaaggcaaagacagattagggatagtcaacatggctttgtgtgtgggaaatcatgtctcacaaacttgattgaggtttttgaagaagtaacagagaggattgatgagggcagagtggtagacgtgatctatatggacttcagtaaggtattcgaccaggttccccattggagactgattcACAAGCTtgtgaaatacagggagaactagccatttggatacgtaactggctcaaaggcaggagacagagggtggtggtggtggagggttttttttcagactggaggcctgtgaccagtggcgtaccacaaggatcggtgctgtgtccactacttattgtcatttacacaaatgatttggatgcgagcataagaggtacagttagtaagtttgcagatgacaccaaaattggaggtgttgtggacacctcagattacaacaggatcttgattggatgggccaagggctgaggagtggctcataaatgcgaggtgctgcattttgggaaagcaaatcttagcaggacttatacacttaatggtaaggtcctagggagtgttgctaaacaaagagaccttggagtgcaggttgcaagctccttgaaagtggagtcgcaggtagataggatagtgaagaaggcgtttgatatgatttcctttattggtcagagtattgagtacaggagctgggaggtcatgttgcggctgtacaggacattggttaggccgtttttggaatattgcatgcaattctggtctccttcctatcagaaagatgttgtgaaacttgaaagggttcagaaaaaatttacaaggatattgccagggttggaggatttgtgctatagggagaggttgaataggctggggctgttttccctggagtgtcggaggcagaggggtgaccttatagagttttataaaatcatgaggggcatggataggataagtagacaaagtattttccctggggtcggggagtccagaactagagggcatagggcgagaggggaaagatataaaagagacctaaggggcaacattttcacatgaaGGGtaatatgtatatggaatgagctgccagaggaagtggtggaggttggtacaattgcaacctttaaaaggcactggatgggtatatgaataggaagggtttggagggatatgggccaggtgctggcaggtgggactagattgggttgggatatctggtcggcatggacgatttggactgaagggtctgtttccatgctgtgcatctctatgacgaggactatgacactatgactcacAACTTTCTGACTGAAACAATTTCAGCAAGCAATCTCATGAAATTCTGTTACTCCTTCTGTAAAGCAAACACATAATTTCTTGGTTAATTTGGCCATTAATGGAAAGCAAGATTCAAATACAGTTTAAACTGGGCAACTGATCTCATTATACATTTTTTATAGGGGGCTGATTGGTGAACAAATCAAAGTCCATTTTCCATCTAATCAGTACCCTGTTTCTCATGTAGGTTAAATTTCTGTTCCCATTTAAATTCATGCATCTTTCCTGATGGATGCAGGACGGAAAGCTTCTACAGCTTGATTTTttaatagtcatgatttggagatgccggtgttggactggggtgtacaaagttaaaaatcacacaacaccaggttatagtccaacaggtttaattggaagcactagctttcggagcgctgctccttcatcaggtggatgatgaaggagcggcgctccgaaagctagcgcttccgattaaacctgttggactataacctggtgttgtgtgatttttaactttgtttttgaaaGCAACACTCATGTTTCGTACAACGAAGAAACtgcttttgtgtttttatttctgtattttactTCATTTTCAGTACCTACAGTTTTCTAATATTACCATGTCAAAATTAATTCCTTGCAATTTTGTCCTCTTATTTCATTGTAAGACACTATTCTTGATAAAGATAGGGTTTTACTTCTTAATTGCTAGTTatttatattgtaaatatttacttatacacttaattgtaagatcCTGGGGGGTggtgctgaacagagaccttggagtgcacattcataattccttgaaagtagaatcgcaggtagatatgatagtaaagaaggtggttgatatgctttcctttattggtcagtgcattgaatataggagttgggaggtcatgttatagctgtacaggacattggttaggccacttttggaatattgcgtgcaattctggtctccttcctactggaaagatATTGTAAACttaaaagggtctgtttccatgctgtacatctctatgactctgtcgaTTATAGCAATTAATAATTGTGTGGTTTGAGCACATTATAAAGAGAGATAAGGTGATACTGCATTGTTAGGTGGGAAGCTGATATATGTGATGCTCTATTCTGGAAATAAATGTAAGATCAAGAAAAGTATTTGTATTTGAGTATTTTACTTTACCAACTATCTTGGATTGTATTAACATGACTGGACAATAGCAGTCTATCTCCAATAAAGTGGCCCAGACTAATGCGAAGGGCTGGAACaattcaaagaactgtggatgctggagatctgaaacaaaaacagaaattgctggagaaactcagcaggtctggcagcatctgtgcgaagaaatcagagttaatgattcgtcagttctgatgaagcattactggactcgaaatgttaactctgctatcttcccacagatgctgctagacccctTGAGTTTTGcccgcaatttctgtttcaaacaATAAGGGCTGCACAGGTACTGAGTAATGGTGCAACTCTTAGAACAACCTTTTCACTCTCTCTCAAGCAAATAAGTGATGACCTTTCATTGTTGTTATGTGTGAATGTGCTTCAACATTAGGGAAAGAAGTAAACAGTGCTGACCTGCTTACATTAGCGGTGAAGTGAGTGATTACAGGTGGGATTTCTGAAGAGGAAGGCTTGTGGCAAGTTTGTGAAAGACTGTGAAATTAAGATGAAAAATGGTCAGTGGGGAACATTAAGTGTCTGAACTGCAATGGATAACGATAAAAAGCAGGAACAAGGAGAACACAACACAAACCAAAAGGCATTAATTTCTAAACACATAGTGAGGGACAGCTCatcaatccctacaatgtggaagcaggccattcagcccactgagtccataccaatcctccgaatagcatcccacccacacccaacccgtctcagtaaccctgcatttcccatggccaatccaactaatctgcgcatctttggattgtgggaggaacatattccacccagatgaaacccatacagacacgggcgaaaatatgtaaactccacacagacaatcaactgaggatgaaattgaacccgagtccaAGGTGCTCTGAGGccgcagttctaaccactgagctactgggGAAAATGGAATATTTAAATCCGTTGGTGTTGGGATTAATTTACAGAAACAAATTTAGTAATGATCAAAATAAACAATATAAAAATCCCTCTCCTACCAttcatgcaatttaaaaaaattcctgAATATGTTTTGTAATAATTTCTTGTGCACTATTTCAATGAAGTCACTGGCTgtttattgcattttggtaagtgcCAATTATGAACAGCACAAAGGAAGTGGGTGCAAAGGATTTAAAAGAAACATGAACACAGAATATTAATCCCCATTGTGAATCATGAACCACAAGATAATGTACAACAACATTTTCTGTCTTCTCTCCTTCCAAATGGCCTCTCCTTTCAGGTAATTGTTAGATATTTGCtgaggtttgttttcactgaatcttccaaacccatgataaACTATGACAGTGAGTGTTGAAAAACTATCCGACTGAGCAGTTGGGTGTGGCATGGATTTGTCACCGTTCAGCTTAATCCCATCTTCAAACATTTCAATGAGAGATTACCAACCCTTCTGTTCCTTAACCCAAACCCTGGGGTTGAGAGACCCACTTTAATGCCTCCACCCCCAACACAGATGAAAAGATTTgccttttttcttctttcatcaGATACAGTACTACTGGCaagggccagcatttatctccCTTCCCTAAATGTTCATCAACTGAGGGGCATTTGTGAGTCCAACATGTTGCTCTGGgactggagtcagatgtaggctcACCTGGGTAAAGATGGGAAATTTTCTTCtataaaggacgttagtgaaccagatgagtttttacaatacCCATAATAGTTGTCATCGTCACtatcattccagatttattaaaaaaaagtttaaagtcCATTAATTGTAGTGGCATATGAGCCCATGTCCCCAGGTCATTGACCTGGACCATATACAGTACATTACTGTTGAGTCGCTGTCTCCTCCAGACCAGTCATTTCTGTCATTCACTGGATAGAGAAGTTATTTCACTGAGAAAGCTCCGATTTTATATTCAACCTGGAGCGTTCACCATTCATgatcaagtgttgaggctgaagACTTTCTGCTGTTAAAAAGAAcattttccacattttgttttCAGGATATTACCTCTGTTCCATTCCCTTTAGAGTACATATAATTTAGTTAGCACAGCATGCTAGAAATCATGTTGTTATCACTGAGGACTTGCATTTTCCCTCCTTAAAATGGGTCGAGTTCACCTCAACGAGGGTGAGAGAGCATCCTGTTAAGAAAAAATCTGCAATAAAGGTGCAAACATTCCTGGAgtcaaaggaaaaataaaataccAAACAAGATAAAGGTGTTTGTAATTGTTAAAAGGAAACAGGAATGGCCTTTCTACTGATCCAGTAGTATAAAAGAGATAATATGTACTGTGAAACAGAACTCAGTACAAGATTGGTAAATCCCAtggacatttggcccataacctgtATGCAGATAACATGGGAATTCCAAAGTTTATCTGTGGGACTTAGAGGGGGTCGGGTGGCTGGGTGAAAAGATTGGTACCAGCCAGGATTCCTGGTTCTGATAAATATACAGTCACCAAACAAACATTCTTTTGGTGGAAATTCTAGCATGGGAACACCCACATGGTTGAATAATCTGTCGTCACGATTGACATATGAAGGAGAAGCAGTTGGATGAGGTGCAGGGAAGGCACTCCCAATGGATGTGGATCTGTACCCCAGTGCCACAGTTCAGTAAAGGAAAAGCAGAAAATTTGGAAGGATGTGAGTGGGACTGGGGTGGGAATAAATATGAAGGATTGTGGTTCCCGTTGCAAGTTTTCCTCAGTTCATAAATGAGAAATCACTAAGTTCTGGCAACGATCAAGTATTCTGTATTAGTTCAGTTGTCCAAATGGCTGTCTTTCCCCAGTTACAATCCTGTTGTGATTTGGGTGAGTTCTGAGTTGAggtcctctccctggtgtgagtgGGGTACCAGGGACATTTGCATGCCTAGTCATACCTGGTGGTTAGTCCTATCAGCCGTGTGGATGGTGGATGGCAGCTCCCGGGCATGGTTCCGAACCCGGTTAGAGCCCTGGTACTGAATGGTTGAGGAAGTTGGCACGCAGAACTCCCGGAAACACCGCTTGAAATTCTCATCCAGGAAGGCGTAGAGGACGGGGTTGAGGCAGCTGTTGGTGTAGCCTAAAGCAATGCAGAAGTGCCAGGCCACTGCTGCGAAGAGAGTGGATGGGATCTTCACCAGGGCCCTCAGGATGACGTAGATGTGGATGGGCGTCCAGCAGATGATGAAGACAGCCACCACCACAAGAACCATCCGTGTAATTCTCCGAAGGTTCCTGTCCTTCTCCTTTGAGCCGGAGAGCATCCGAACACTCTTCAGGCGCAGGATCATCAGGCCATAGCACACAGTGATGATCAGGACTGGCATCACAAAGGCAAAGATGAAGACGCAGATCCTCAAGAGGTTGTCCCAGTACCAGGAAGGGTGTGGGAATTTCAGTGTACAATCTGTTACTCCTAAAACTGAAAGGATGAGAAGGATTAAAAAAACCAAACAGTTAAATTGTGGCTTGTTGGCCATACCTTTCAGATTTCCATAACATTCCATAGATAAGCATTCCATGATGACGGACAGGATCagattttctgctttttgtttctggGCTACAGGATTGCAAAGTCTTCTGCATCCCAATATAGAGACTCCAAACCATGGGCTAGATATTACAGCTCTGCACTGGGTGAGAACTGTGATAATAAGCTAAAGAAAGAAGACAATAAAGCAGGTCATCCTTCCACCAACTCTCACCCACCCTGACTTGTCTCCCATGTTACAGATGATAAAGGCAACTTATTCCAGCAGCAAATAGAGGGAGGATGGTCCAATGACCCCAACTGTATGGCCTGCTATCAGGCAGCAAGAGTGGAATACCTCCTTCGGGGGtctcctgtactcattggaagCTCACTAAAATCAAACCCCATCCTTAAACGTAGCCCAGGCATTTAAAGACTCttaaatttgattttccaaagGACCTTGCTCTGTGTAATCTTGTGGGAACGATAAGAAACGAGGCCACAATAGTGACCAGAATTGGGTGGCAAGGTGGACTTGCCTGGGAAATGTCTCCTCGGGAAGAGTGAGACCAATGCCCTAGGTGTTGGGGcacccattgcctggcacttaccACTGTCAAACCTTATAGTTGCCATTATCATCACGGGCAGTCCGATAGCGGAGGACAGGATCCAGATGCAGACATTGACAATCTTGGCATTTCGTGGTGTGCGAAAATCCAGAGCTTTGACTGGGTGGCAAACAGCAATGTAACGGTCCATGCTCATGGTGGTGAGGGTAAATATACTGGTAAACATATTGTAATAATCAATGGACATGATCACCTTGCACAACAGCTTCCCAAAGGGCCAAGTTCCCATCAGGTAGTTGACACTTTGGAAAGGCAGTGTGCTGGTGGCCAAGGCATCAGCCAGAGCAAGGTTGAAAATGTAGATATTGGTAGCTGTCTTCATTTTAGTGTACCTGAAAATCAAAATAGGGAAAATATCAGGAGGTCTGTGCAATGAGCAACAAGAGTATCCATGGataatcaaagcaaaatattgtcGATGATGaaaatagagttatagaatcttgcagcatggaaacagagccttcagtctaatttgtccatgctgaccaggtatcccaaactcaactagtctcattcacctgtgtttggcccatatcattcacCTTGACCACCTCCTCCgacggctcattccatacaggcaccacactgaaaacgttgcccctcaggtcattttaaagtctttcacctctcactttaaacctacacTGTCTAGTTTTAGTCTCCCTTACACTTGGGAAAAGActcagctattcaccttatctatgctccttgtgattttataaacctctatcaaatcacctctcaggCTCCTAAGCTCCAGGGAGAAAGGtgtcagcctattcaacctccccttataactcaaacccaccaGTCCTGGTAATAttcttataaatcctttctgcaccctttctattttaaaactatccTTCCTATTTTAACTTATCTGCTTTtaccagcctcaggcaactgtttgtgtggagtttgcatattctcccagtgtctgtgtgagtttcctcctgatgctcaagtttcctccctcagtccaaagatgtgcacgttagatgGATTGTCCACGCTACAGTTCCGATAGTGTCctggatgtgcagactaggtggattagccacaggaaatgcagggttacagggatagcgtagggggctgggtttgggtggaatgctcttcggagcatcggtgtagattcaatgggctgaatggcctgcttccacactgtagggattctacgattctacaGCAAGGCAACCAGAAAGATATGCATTATTTCAAAAGCGACTCCATTAATGCcttgtaaagccacaacatgatttcccaactcctatactcaatgctctgaccaacggAGGCAAGCACCCTGTCTACCCTGATAACATGTAAGCtgctttcgaggaactatgaccctgcacccctaggtctcttattctacaacactccccagagtCCCATGATTAACTGAGTACATCCTGCACTGGTTTGTCCTACcagaatgcaacaccttgcattttattaaattaaacttcatctgccacctctcggCCTATTAACCTCTCTGATCAAAATCTTTGTACTCTTGAATAACCTTCTTTGTTATCCACTGTACCATCAatttttgctggagaaactcagcaaatctggctacatctgtggagagagaaatagtgtaACTATTTTTAAgtctagtatgactcttcttcagaatccttCCGTtcttcatcagttctgaagaggagtcatataaTACTCAAAaagtttctgtttttctctctatagatgcagctagacctgctgagttttgccagtgtTTTCTGTGGGATTATCCATAGACCAGTGATTACCACGATGGACACTCAGGGCACAACAGCACAAAATGCTTCTTCAGCCTTCATCTTAGCCGGTCCCTCAGTGAGTTAGTTCCTACTACATTCAGTTCATTAGCAGCACAGGTTAGACACCAATTGAAGTTCTCCACATACTCTCAGGCATTTTCAGGGCACGTAATGTACAGATTAAATATGTCATAAGGTTCCTTTTACACTGGCCCACCAAAAACTTTCAGGGCAGCTACCACACTGGGTGTGGTCAGGTGAAGTTCCCATCAAATGGTCCCCAGAATAAACAGAattgtggagaaactcagcagatctgctaacatttgtggagagagaaacagagttaacattttgagtacaacatgactttttttttcagaatgctgCATTATGGAGGGATCTAGATGTCCTTGTACAAGAATCACAAAAAAGCTAGCACGAAAATGCAGAAATTGGGAAGGCAAACTGATTGTTTGCAAGGGAGATTGAATGTAAAAGTA
This window encodes:
- the oprm1 gene encoding mu-type opioid receptor isoform X2; its protein translation is MDLLAQPCGDLAANGSQLCQTSLTTMNSSLGSANWSYLCINSSSNLCNGTDRVPLSKSSASIIIAIIITALYSIVCVLGLVGNVLVMYVIVRYTKMKTATNIYIFNLALADALATSTLPFQSVNYLMGTWPFGKLLCKVIMSIDYYNMFTSIFTLTTMSMDRYIAVCHPVKALDFRTPRNAKIVNVCIWILSSAIGLPVMIMATIRFDSGVTDCTLKFPHPSWYWDNLLRICVFIFAFVMPVLIITVCYGLMILRLKSVRMLSGSKEKDRNLRRITRMVLVVVAVFIICWTPIHIYVILRALVKIPSTLFAAVAWHFCIALGYTNSCLNPVLYAFLDENFKRCFREFCVPTSSTIQYQGSNRVRNHARELPSTIHTADRTNHQV
- the oprm1 gene encoding mu-type opioid receptor isoform X1, translated to MDLLAQPCGDLAANGSQLCQTSLTTMNSSLGSANWSYLCINSSSNLCNGTDRVPLSKSSASIIIAIIITALYSIVCVLGLVGNVLVMYVIVRYTKMKTATNIYIFNLALADALATSTLPFQSVNYLMGTWPFGKLLCKVIMSIDYYNMFTSIFTLTTMSMDRYIAVCHPVKALDFRTPRNAKIVNVCIWILSSAIGLPVMIMATIRFDSVLGVTDCTLKFPHPSWYWDNLLRICVFIFAFVMPVLIITVCYGLMILRLKSVRMLSGSKEKDRNLRRITRMVLVVVAVFIICWTPIHIYVILRALVKIPSTLFAAVAWHFCIALGYTNSCLNPVLYAFLDENFKRCFREFCVPTSSTIQYQGSNRVRNHARELPSTIHTADRTNHQV